From Toxotes jaculatrix isolate fToxJac2 chromosome 7, fToxJac2.pri, whole genome shotgun sequence:
agtaaggcgtttttttcggccaaaaaaagtcaaaattttttttgacttcaaaatgtcataaaaaacgtcatagtattgtaaggcgtcaaaatcggacaaaaaaagtcaaaaattttttggacctcaaaatgtcataaaaaacgtcatagtatagtaaggcgtttttttcggccaaaaaaagtcaaaatttttttggacctcaaaatgtcataaaaaacgtcatagtatagtaaggcgtcaaaatcggccaaaaaaagtcaaaatttttttggacctcaaaatgtcataaaaaacgtcattgtatagtaaggcgtttttttcggccaaaaaaagtcaaaatttttttggacctcaaaatgtcataaaaaacgtcatagtatagtaaggcgtcaaaatcggacaaaaaaagtcaaaatttttttggacctcaaaatgtcataaaaaacgtcatagtatagtaaggcgtttttttcggccaaaaaaagtcaaaatttttttggacctcaaaatgtcataaaaaacgtcatagtatagtaaggcgtttttttcggccaaaaaaagtcaaaattttttttgacttcaaaatgtcaaaaaacgtcatagtatagtaaggcgtcaaaatcggccaaaaaaagtcaaaatttttttggacctcaaaatgtcataaaaaacgtcatagtatagtaaggcgtttttttcggccaaaaaaagtcaaaatttttttggacctcaaaatgtcataaaaaacgtcatagtatagtaaggcgtcaaaatcggccaaaaaaagtcaaaatttttttggacctcaaaatgtcataaaaaacgtcattgtatagtaaggcgttttttttcggccaaaaaaagtcaaaatttttttggacctcaaaatgtcataaaaaacgtcatagtatagtaaggcgtcaaaatcggacaaaaaaagtcaaaatttttttggacctcaaaatgtcataaaaaacgtcatagtatagtaaggcgtttttttcggccaaaaaaagtcaaaatttttttggacctcaaaatgtcataaaaaacttcatagtatagtaaggcgtttttttcagccaaaaaaagtcaaaattttttttgacctcaaaatgtcataaaaaacgtcatagtatagtaaggcgtcaaaatcggacaaaaaaagtcaaaatttttttggacctcaaaatgtcataaaaaacgtcatagtatagtaaggcgtttttttcggccaaaaaaagtcaaaatttttttggacctcaaaatgtcataaaaaacgtcatagtatagtaaggcgtcaaaatcggccaaaaaaagtcaaaatttttttggacctcaaaatgtcataaaaaaggtcatagtatagtaaggcgtcaaaatcggacaaaaaaagtcaaaatttttttggacctcaaaatgtcataaaaaacgtcatagtatagtaaggcgtttttttcggccaaaaaaagtcaaaatttttttggacttcaaaatgtcataaaaaacgtcatagtatagtaaggcgtcaaaatcggacaaaaaaagtcaaaatttttttggacctcaaaatgtcataaaaaacgtcatagtatagtaaggcgtttttttcggccaaaaaaagtcaaaacattttttgacctcaaaatgtcataaaaaacgtcatagtatagtaaggcgtttttttcggccaaaaaaagtcaaaattttttttgacctcaaaatgtcataaaaaaacgtcatagtatagtaaggcgtttttttcggccaaaaaaagtcaaaatttttttggacctcaaaatgtcataaaaaacgtcatagtatagtaaggcgtttttttcggccaaaaaaagtcaaaatttttttggacctcaaaatgtcataaaaaacgtcatagtatagtaaggcgtcaaaatcggccaaaaaaagtcacaattttttttgacctcaaaatgtcataaaaaacgtcatagtatagtaaggcgtcaaaatcggacaaaaaaagtcaaaatttttttggacctcaaaatgtcataaaaaacgtcatagtatagtaaggcatttttttcggccaaaaaaagtcaaaatttttttggacctcaaaatgtcataaaaaacgtcatagtatagtaaggcgtttttttcggccaaaaaaagtcaaaatttttttggacctcaaaatgtcataaaaaacgtcatagtataataaggcgtcaaaatcggccaaaaaaagtcaaaatttttttggacctcaaaatgtcataaaaaacgtcatagtatagtaaggcgtttttttcggccaaaaaaagtcaaaatttttttggacctcaaaatgtcataaaaaacgtcatagtatagtatggcgtttttttcggacaaaaaaagtcaaaatttttttggacctcaaaatgtcataaaaaaacgtcatagtatagtaaggcgtttttttcggccaaaaaaagtcaacatttttttggacctcaaaatgtcataaaaaacgtcatagtatagtaaggcgtttttttcggccaaaaaaagtcaaaatttttttggacttcaaaatgtcataaaaaacgtcatagtatagtaaggcgtcaaaatcggacaaaaaaagtcaaaatttttttggacctcaaaatgtcataaaaaacgtcatagtatagtaaggcgtcaaaatcggccaaaaaaagtcacaatttttttggacctcaaaatgtcataaaaaacgtcatagtatagtaaggcgtttttttcggccaaaaaaagtcaaaatttttttggacttcaaaatgtcataaaaaacgtcatagtattgtaaggcgtcaaaatcggacaaaaaaagtcaaaaattttttggacctcaaaatgtcataaaaaacgtcatagtatagtaaggcgtttttttcggccaaaaaaagtcaaaatttttttggacctcaaaatgtcataaaaaacgtcatagtatagtaaggcgtcaaaatcggccaaaaaaagtcaaaatttttttggacctcaaaatgtcataaaaaacgtcattgtatagtaaggcgtttttttcggccaaaaaaagtcaaaatttttttggacctcaaaatgtcataaaaaacgtcatagtatagtaaggcgtcaaaatcggacaaaaaaagtcaaattttttttggacctcaaaatgtcataaaaaacgtcatagtatagtaaggcgtttttttcggccaaaaaaagtcaaaatttttttggacctcaaaatgtcataaaaaacgtcatagtatagtaaggcgtttttttcggccaaaaaaagtcaaaattttttttgacttcaaaatgtcaaaaaacgtcatagtattgtaaggcgtcaaaatcggccaaaaaaagtcaaaatttttttggacctcaaaatgtcataaaaaacgtcatagtatagtaaggcgtcaaaatcggccaaaaaaagtcaaaatttttttggacctcaaaatgtcataaaaaacgtcattgtatagtaaggcgtttttttcggccaaaaaaagtcaaaatttttttggacctcaaaatgtcataaaaaacgtcatagtatagtaaggcgtcaaaatcggacaaaaaaagtcaaaatttttttggacctaaaaatgtcataaaaaacgtcatagtatagtaaggcgtttttttcggccaaaaaaagtcaaaatttttttggacctcaaaatgtcataaaaaacgtcatagtatagtaaggcgtttttttcggccaaaaaaagtcaaaattttttttgtcctcaaagtgtcataaaaaacgtcatagtatagtaaggcgtcaaaatcggccaaaaaaagtcaaaatttttttggacctcaaaatgtcataaaaaacgtcatagtatagtaaggtgtttttttttggccaaaagaagtcaaaattttttttgacctcaaaatgtcataaaaaacgtcatagtatagtaaggcgtcaaaatcggccaaaaaaagtcaaaatttttttggacctcaaaatgtcataaaaaacgtcatagtatagtaaggcgtcaaaatcggccaaaaaaagtcaaaatttttttggacctcaaaatgtcataaaaaacgtcatagtatagtaaggcgttttttttcggccaaaaaaagtcaaaatttttttggacctcaaaatgtcataaaaaacgtcatagtatagtaaggcgttttttttcggccaaaaaaagtcaacatttttttggacctcaaaatgtcataaaaaacgtcatagtatagtaaggcgtttttttcggccaaaaaaagtcaaaattttttttgatctcaaaatgtcataaaaaacgtcatagtatagtaaggcgtcaaaatcggacaaaaaaagtcaaaatttttttggacctcaaaatgtcataaaaaacgtcatagtatagtaaggcgtttttttcggccaaaaaaagtcaaaatttttttggacctcaaaatgtcataaaaaacgtcatagtatagtaaggcgtttttttcggccaaaaaaagtcaaaatttttttggacctcaaaatgtcataaaaaacgtcatagtatagtaaggcgtttttttcggccaaaaaaagtcaaaattttttttgacttcaaaatgtcataaaaaacgtcatagtattgtaaggcgtcaaaatcggacaaaaaaagtcaaaatttttttggacctcaaaatgtcataaaaaacgtcatagtatagtaaggcgtttttttcggccaaaaaaagtcaaaatttttttggacctcaaaatgtcataaaaaacgtcatagtatagtaaggcgtttttttcggccaaaaaaagtcaacatttttttggacctcaaaatgtcatagtatagtaaggcgtcaaaatcggacaaaaaaagtcaaaattttttttgtcctcaaagtgtcataaaaaacgtcatagtatagtaaggcgtttttttcggccaaaaaaagtcaaaattttttttgacttcaaaatgtcataaaaaacgtcatagtattgtaaggcgtcaaaatcggacaaaaaaagtcaaaatttttttggacctcaaaatgtcataaaaaacgtcatagtatagtaaggcgtttttttcggccaaaaaaagtcaaaatttttttggacctcaaaatgtcataaaaaacgtcatactatagtaaggcgtttttttcggccaaaaaaagtcaacatttttttggacctcaaaacgtcatagtatagtaaggcgtcaaaatcggacaaaaaaagtcaaaattttttttgtcctcaaagtgtcataaaaaacgtcatagtatagtaaggcgtcaaaatcggccaaaaaaagtcaaaaaaatttttgacctcaaaatgtcataaaaaacgtcattgtatagtaaggcgtcaaaatcggccaaaaaaagtcaaaatttttttggacctcaaaatgtcataaaaaacgtcatagtatagtaaggtgttttttttggccaaaagaagtcaaaattttttttgacctcaaaatgtcataaaaaacttcatagtatagtaaggcgtttttttcggccaaaaaaagtcacaatttttttggacttcaaaatgtcataaaaaacgtcatagtattgtaaggcgtcaaaatcggacaaaaaaagtcaaaatttttttggacctcaaaatgtcataaaaaacgtcatagtatagtaaggcgtttttttcgtccaaaaaaagtcaaaatttttttggacctcaaaatgtcataaaaaacgtcatagtatagtaaggcgtttttttcggccaaaaaaagtcaacatttttttggacctcaaaacgtcatagtatagtaaggcgtcaaaatcggacaaaaaaagtcaaaaatttttttgtcctccaagtgtcataaaaaacgtcatagtatagtaaggcgtcaaaatcggccaaaaaaagtcaaaaaaatttttgacctcaaaatgtcataaaaaacgtcattgtatagtaaggcgtcaaaatcggccaaaaaaagtcaaaatttttttggacctcaaaatgtcataaaaaacgtcatagtatagtaaggtgtttttttcggccaaaagaagtcaaaattttttttgacctcaaaatgtcataaaaaacgtcatagtatagtaaggcgttttttttcggccaaaaaaagtcacaatttttttggacctcaaaatgtcataaaaaacgtcatagtatagtaaggcgtttttttcggccaaaaaaagtcaaaatttttttggacctcaaaatgtcataaaaaacgtcatagtatagtaaggcgtttttttcggccaaaaaaagtcaaaattttttttgacctcaaaatgtcatagtatagtaaggcgtcaaaatcggacaaaaaaagtcaaaattttttttgtcctcaaagtgtcataaaaaacgtcatagtatagtaaggcgtcaaaatcggctaaaaaaagtcaaaaaaatttttgacctcaaaatgtcataaaaaacgtcattgtatagtaaggcgtcaaaatcggccaaaaaaagtcaaaatttttttggacctcaaaatgtcataaaaaacgtcatagtatagtaaggtgtttttttttggccaaaagaagtcaaaattttttttgacctcaaaatgtcataaaaaacgtcatagtatagtaaggcgtcaaaatcggccaaaaaaagtcaaaatttttttggacctcaaaatgtcataaaaaacgtcatagtatagtaaggcgtcaaaatcggccaaaaaaagtcaaaatttttttggacctcaaaatgtcataaaaaacgtcatagtatagtaaggcgtttttttcggccaaaaaaagtcaaaatttttttggacctcaaaatgtcataaaaaacgtcatagtatagtaaggcgtttttttcggccaaaaaaagtcaaaatttttttggacctcaaaatgtcataaaaaacgtcatagtatagtaaggcgtcaaaatcggacaaaaaaagtcaaaatttttttggacctaaaaatgtcataaaaaacgtcatagtatagtaaggcgtttttttcggccaaaaaaagtcaaaatttttttggacctcaaaatgtcataaaaaacgtcatagtatagtaaggcgtttttttcggccaaaaaaagtcaaaattttttttgtcctcaaagtgtcataaaaaacgtcatagtatagtaaggcgtcaaaatcggccaaaaaaagtcaaaaaaatttttgacctcaaaatgtcataaaaaacgtcattgtatagtaaggcgtcaaaatcggccaaaaaaagtcaaaatttttttggacctcaaaatgtcataaaaaacgtcatagtatagtaaggtgtttttttttggccaaaagaagtcaaaattttttttgacctcaaaatgtcataaaaaaacgtcatagtatagtaaggcgtcaaaatcggccaaaaaaagtcaaaatttttttggacctcaaaatgtcataaaaaacgtcatagtatagtaaggcgtcaaaatcggccaaaaaaagtcaaaatttttttggacctcaaaatgtcataaaaaacgtcatagtatagtaaggcgtttttttcggccaaaaaaagtcaaaatttttttggacctcaaaatgtcataaaaaacgtcatagtatagtaaggcgtttttttcggccaaaaaaagtcaacatttttttggacctcaaaatgtcataaaaaacgtcatagtatagtaaggcgtttttttcggccaaaaaaagtcaaaattttttttgatctcaaaatgtcataaaaaacgtcatagtatagtaaggcgtcaaaatcggacaaaaaaagtcaaaatttttttggacctcaaaatgtcataaaaaacgtcatagtatagtaaggcgtttttttcggccaaaaaaagtcaacatttttttggacctcaaaatgtcataaaaaacgtcatagtatagtaaggcgtttttttcggccaaaaaaagtcaacatttttttggacctcaaaacgtcatagtatagtaaggcgtcaaaatcggacaaaaaaagtcaaaattttttttgtcctcaaagtgtcataaaaaacgtcatagtatagtaaggcgtttttttcggccaaaaaaagtcaaaatttttttggacctcaaaatgtcataaaaaacgtcatagtatagtaaggcgtcaaaatcggacaaaaaaagtcaaaatttttttggacctcaaaatgtcataaaaaacgtcatagtatagtaaggcgtcaaaatcggacaaaaaagtcaaaattttttttgtcctcaaagtgtcataaaaaacgtcatagtatagtaaggcgtcaaaatcggccaaaaaaagtcaaaaaattttttgacctcaaaatgtcataaaaaacgtcattgtatagtaaggcgtcaaaatcggccaaaaaaagtcaaaatttttttggacctcaaaatgtcataaaaaacgtcatagtatagtaaggtgttttttttggccaaaagaagtcaaaattttttttgacctcaaaatgtcataaaaaacgtcatagtatagtaaggcgtcaaaatcggccaaaaaaaagtcaaaatttttttggacctcaaaatgtcataaaaaacgtcattgtatagtaaggcgtttttttcggccaaaaaaagtcaaaaattttttggacctcaaaatgtcataaaaaacgtcatagtatagtaaggcgtttttttcggccaaaaaaagtcaaaaatttttttgacctcaaaatgtcataaaaaacgtcatagtatagtaaggcgtcaaaatcggacaaaaaaagtcaaaaatttttttgacttcaaaatgtcataaaaaacgtcatagtatagtaaggcgtcaaaaaatgccaaaaaaaagtcaaaattttttttgacctcaaaatgtcataaaaaacgtcatagtacggtaaggcgtcaaaaaatgccaaaaaaagtcacaatttttttttacctcaaaatgtcataaaaaacgtcatagtatggtaaggcgtcaaaaaatgccaaaaaaagtcacaatattatttgacctcaaaattacataaaaaaacgtcatagtatagtaaggcgtcaaaaaatgccaaaaagagtcaacatttttttttacctcaaaatgtcataaaaatcgtcatagtatagtaaggcgtcaaaaaaatgccaaaaaaagtcaaaatttttttgacctcaaaatgtcataaaaaacgtcagtcatcaaactgtcaaaagaaaacaagaaagacaggccaggtaaattaaaaaagaagccacagacacacacacttaattacttttatttgagaaaaaccacatgcaagcaatacacaaagcatgttcttttccatgttttcatgctacgaaataaagcagaaattgaacagaattttgccagtctttttgcctctgttctccgcgcacacacacacacacaagttttgatttttaaataaacatagttttgagtatgcatagtatgtgtgagcatatgtagcttactttagtacactctacttactgtatatcatgtatatcattagattgtttttatattgcaaataaagtattcatgttaaaatcacagttccacttacaTCCGCTGTGCGATcgggtaaaaggcctctccaaaccaagctcctgggctgaatttcaaccccagcccgcccctggaCATGCTCCACCAGCAACTGCAGAGTCTGATACTGCAGGTAGGTAAGAAGATGAAACATTAATTCTGCATGCGATGACTGGTTATAGGTGTGTGGAGTGTACTGACTACGACCAGCTATACTGTCATCTACTGCTGCAAGTGATTCTGTCAAGCAGAAAGAGGAGACTAAGGGTTTCAAGGACTCATCCTTCAGGCtatgcaattaaaaaaaaaaaagaaaaaagatagtgaacaaataaaatcagtcattaaacacctactttaaaaaaatcgagtaaaatgataaaagacaaTGGAAGCACAGCCATGTAAAATCCATGTCAATGTCACACTGACTACATATCTGTCGCTGTTTGTAATAATAATGAAGCTTTGTAGTTAATTCTTCCCCTTGAGTCCATGATGAATCCTGATTTCAGTACTCGATTGAGGATGGCTTCACAAGTTGACCGTGAACGCGCACAGCTCTGTCAGCCAATGGCTGCGTTAAATCCCCATCTAACTGGAATCAGCTGCTCAAGACAGAGCTTTGCGGTGATGTCGCGTCTATTTGGAAGACATGATCCAAGTTTATGTCCTTAATTGACTCTTAATCGTTGTGTGGACATTTGTGTCCCCAGTAAGTCGTTGTCcgccattttgaaaatgtccAAACCACCGTGCATGGCCGTGCATGAGCGCTGCAGAGCCGCGGGAGGACGTCCAGACTCCCCGACAGtgacctgctgctgcatgtGAAGACCTTGGACGTACAGTCTGAGAAGTGGGCACAAGACAGCTGACTTTACTAATAATAACACCGGTTTTATCTTCCCAGAGATAAAAGTATGTTGAATTTTGAGTCTGCTTTACACAAACCAAGTCGGTTTAGTCAGACTTGCTCTGGAGCATGTTAAAAtctaccaaaataaaagtttaagcAACAAATTAATTACAAATAGAGGTTTTTATTATCATGAAGCCCACTAATGTGCATTGTACATGTTCCGATGAGATTAAGCGCCTTCTGGATCACATAACAGACACAGTAAAGagaacattttttattgtttctcagTAAGATACTTGAGATACAtcttgttttacatttcaaacaatTTTTCTGTTGTAGTCGGTGCatagaaaaataattaataaatacaaaaacacaaggataaaaaagaaactaaaccaACAATTGCACTGAttcataaatatattaaaatatttagttGTAATACCAAATTGATTTTAAATATGATGAAAGAGATTAGGTTTTAGGTGTGATGTTAAAATTAAACTAAGCTTTAAAACAAAGTgcttttacctgtttttttgaattaacaaaacaaacaataaattaaatacatttaaaaatgaatataacCACTGACATTTTTCTCAGGCATATAAAAAGAGAGATGATTAAAATGACCTTCCACAGTGTAAATGCACAGGTATCCTAGTGTCATACCTTGGAACAATAGTGCTGTTGCTAATCCAAAGAATACAGtatatgctgcttttttttaacttcatgtGTGCTGTGATTACACATCTTATAACAACTGTTTCAGCAAAGTTATGTGCGGTTGGCCACAGTGTGTCCAGATCAAACAGATCAATCAATCGGACTGAGCTAAATTTACTGAAGACCAGGCtccatgaaaacaaaagccTCCAAAATAAGCAAGAAAGAGATGGCAGCAGTGTAGGCAAATTAGAGCTTCAGCCAGGAAGCTATTTTATATCTAGAAGTCACAGACCTCAGCCTGTCagtgactgcaaaggatttgcAACCAAACATGTCATATAAACATAATGAGTTTCCATATGTGAACATGTCTAAATAGAACTAAGGGGACCACATACCTCCACCAAGACAAAACATGCTATCTCGCAATGTTaaggaaaattatttttaaaatatttctggATTCATGCTTGTAACTGGATCCACACGGAAATTTAGAGGGTTCTTCCCTGGCCCATGTCCCATCAGTTCAATACTTCTTGCaaaatcctgctgacaaatgaacaaacaaaccaaacaactaCACACAGGTGCAAACATAACCTCCTTGACGGAGCTAATTATTGTCTCCTAAATTGCAGGAATATTTATTAAAGAGTAAACATTCCTGCACTACACATCTGATGTGGGTTGAAGTGCCCTCAAATTAACACCATTCACTGTTTTACTCACTTATTTCAAACCCAGTGTGCTGGAGTACAGAGCCAAGACAACCAAGAATGTGTCAGTGCTCTGGAACTCATGTGATAAGGGAATCCTCCTGGGGCACAGGGTTACACAGCAGGGGCTGCACTTACAATCCCTTCTTCATGACCCTCCTACACTGAACCCTCACTGGGCCTCAGGCCCACTTTGGGGCAACTCCTGCTAAGACAACGCTGGGACTGAAATGAGCTTTGGGCAACTAAAAAAATTATTCCAATACTGTCACAGTCTGGGGATTGTAGTGGTCATCCTATGAGCTACTGCATGTGTAGGGTTGTACAGTGCAATATTGCAACAGTGAGAAAATGTTGGTCACATTGTTGCAAACTTGACCAACCATAGATCAGAATTGCATTAATATGGTACATTGCTGTAAAATCCCTAACCCACACTCACCAGTCCAGGTGTGTTGGAGGCAGAATATGACTGTATATGACAAGTGAAGCAATTTATTGCAACTGTTTGAGCTAGGTAAATCAAATTTTAACACATTataataataagataaaatcatcatcatttcattaCATGGTCACACCAGCTGTTTATCAAGTAATAAGATTTCCTTTTCCAGCTTCCTCATTTTAAGTGCTCTGTATGCCATCTGTTGGTTGCGGTTCTCTATCTCCTTTTTGAGGTAGCAGCAGTAAAGGGCTTTTATAtcttctgtctgcctctgaaaaacaaaataaacgtCACATGTGCTCATTCTTAATAGTTGTCATTACCATGCACCACTGCTGACACATAAACCTCACCTCTGCACTTCTGCCACCGATCGTAGCACATGCTGAGTGGGACTTTTCCTGGAAGATGCTACTGTGCACGTCCTACAAAAAACAGCCAAGTCCATATGTTAAGAATTAAAAGACAAAtggctaaaaaaacaaaaacaaaaaaacacacgtTTAGAAACACTTACCCCTTCAAAATGTGCATCACTGACATCTGTCTCATCACTGCTCAAGCTCTCTGGTTCAGTCTTTGTTACAGGCAGGAGGAGCACAGGGTGGCCTGACACTGTGGCGGTGGGGTTGACATTAAGTTAAGCTGTGAGGTCAATTCCAGCTGGACTTTTATGAAAGGTCAGCTACACCTACCACTAATGAAAGAGTTATCAGATCCAGTCAGTGGCTCAATACAGGCGCCCCCAGGAAGGACCTCCACTCTCAGCCTGTTGTCTTTGTGCTGGAGCACATCCTCCTCAGCAGAGGTCAGCGACGGGGTTGCTGACCCCCCCTCATTCCTCATCACCTCGACCCTTCTCCTTTTTGCTGAATAAATATAGAAAAGTTGAGTAGAACATCATCCAGGACATGACAGTGCTGAAAAATGCAGACTTGCAATCAAaggtggaggaagtattcagagAATACtcacaagtaaaagtcctgcattaaaaaaaaaaactcaagtaCAATTACATAGGTATTACcaatgtgtttaaaatattcaaaataataataaaatattaaaataagtGGTCATTGTGCAACAGAATGACCCCCGTTAGAGCTGTATTATTCTATATAATATTATTGCATCAATGTTACTGATGCACAAACTAtaacaatgcatcatatttaAAGAACTTACGTTTTGTATGTTAAATTTTAACCTGCTAAATAACTAGTGAGATTAGCTgtgtaaaaata
This genomic window contains:
- the si:ch211-107p11.3 gene encoding GT1 domain-containing protein translates to MNTDRDFQMMKKHERAHFFSSKEQELILRLYEEEREILTAKSNTTSASKLREEAWQRIADKINAVSDSGYKRTWQQVKVKHKNIVQTAKRRRVEVMRNEGGSATPSLTSAEEDVLQHKDNRLRVEVLPGGACIEPLTGSDNSFISVSGHPVLLLPVTKTEPESLSSDETDVSDAHFEGDVHSSIFQEKSHSACATIGGRSAERQTEDIKALYCCYLKKEIENRNQQMAYRALKMRKLEKEILLLDKQLV